From Bactrocera oleae isolate idBacOlea1 chromosome 4, idBacOlea1, whole genome shotgun sequence:
ctgtagcaggttaaactccgtTTTCTTGGCCTACCGTTAGATGCATTCGACGACAATTAATATGAACAttaccacccaagcggagattagataaccgctacaacaacaataattaaatCGACTTGGCTCATCATGCAGATCActtaagcatatatatattttacagggtctccgacgtttccttctggcgGTTACAacctttgtggcaaacttaatataccctcccTATTCAGGGTCAATGATTAAGAATAAGCTTCTATCGtaattctttaaataattaaataatgaacatttctttacaaaattttagctGAATGCATTATGTTTTTCTATCGACAACTCGATGGCTTAAATTATAGAGACTTTATAAACCAACCAAGGTTAACCGAATAAACAAGGATCACTTATTTACtgattttattgtttgtaagagtgtgtaactgaaaaaaataacaataacaagtaaggaagtgctaagttcggatgtaaccgaacattttatactctcgcaaagtcaaatagtatactcgtttgagatttctttgtggattggctgatattttcggtagaaggtcaactataggcactggggtccacatatttagtacttaggggcttgaacagttttggttcgatttagacaatttttggtcacaatgtggcatactttaaacgtattattcacgcaaagttttaccccgaaataatcattgttattaaaaataaagcacgcaaatttttataattacataGCTATAATTAATCTActagtatatacatgtatgataTATTTTACCCCgaaataatcattgttgcttgatatgcatagtggaaagtgaaagaatcagatggaatttaaaatggtgttatatttcgcccattttcgcactatgacatggaaatataaaaagaacgttatgcaccgaatttggttgaaatcggttaagcagatctcaagatatgggttttcacctaaaagtgggctgtgccacgcccactgtctaattttgaacgcggttcctataaagtcatctcatacgatcccagagataaaatttaatgtctctggcttgtttagtgcttaatttatcgcgcttttagtagtttttaacagtaccgttatatggggagtgggcggagttgccacccgatttctcccattttcacactgtaggtagaggttgtaaaaacatttgcttccagtgaatcttgttattattgcattaccggtttaggagatatgcacattaaacctattaggggcgggaccacgcccacttaaaaaaattttaactgcagatgcccctccctattgtgatcctgtataccaaataagagtcttgtatcttgttgtggagcttagttatggcaatttatttgtttttgaataatggcgttttgtgggcgtggcagtggtccgattacgcccatctgcaataccaaccgtctcacggtatcaagaaacatgtctaccaagtttcataaagatatctccatttttactcaagttagagcttgcacggacggacggacggacggacggacggacagacagtcacccggatttcaactcgtctcttcatcctgatcatttatatatacataaccctatatctaactcgattagttttaggtgatacaaacaaccgttaggtgaacaaaactattatactctgtagcaacaggttgcgagagtataaaaacagtgCATTTAGCGGATTAATTTACAATGCTAAACACATTGAATAAATCCAGTTTTCGAAATTAGGGTGGAAATGTTAAAACGATAGGAAAGTATTAATAGTTTTAAGAAACAGTGTCATGTCCAAGGTGTTTTATGTTTCGACTTATTTAAGTATGAAGTAAAGGGCAAGTTAATTGAAacgaaaaattaagtttttgttttcaatttgataagtaggaataaaaaatagtttatagtTACCGCATGGGGTTGGcacaaaaaattgttgtgttCATAGCTTACTTTAACATTCTCATAGGCTGAGCCAACCTTCTCTTCGATCGAACGCATCGAATCCGAGTTTTTCATTTGTGAGAATTTTGATGTTATGCCGCTAGTTATACTACCAAATACTGAAGCGGTCTTTTCCGATGTCGACTTGAGCACCGATTCGGTACGTTGGAAACTAtataacaaatgaaaatacatataataaccttttaaaattatttaacctTTTTAATACATTCGTACATATTCCAGGATAGAAAAAATACtttacaataattataatttgaatatattatatttgtagtgTAAGCACAGTCGATAATGAACTTGTtcatacataatttatttaagcactttttttataaaagtcataataattttcaaagttaacgggttttataaaaaaataatatacatacatatataaaataaataataaaatatataaatatataaaataaaaaataaaatatatgtataatacatgaAAGACAACAACGACAagataaaatgtgaaatatttcgTAAGCCTTACTTACATTGGGGCATCATGAACGGCCTTCGTAATGTTGCCAACACTTTGTTCAACGctttgaaaacttaaaatacaacaaaaaaaaaataataataaaaataataaaattaaatcaatcTAAAAACGGTGTATCTAATAAAGAAAGCCATAAACTTAATTAGGATTAgtatttatcaaaaaatatatgtacaaatatacatcCTTTGATGTGATTTGATTAAAAATACTACAGTGGAAACGATTTAATTGAAAGACTAATTAAAtaaatctttaatttaaagttctTTTGTAAACATTAGATTATATGATTATTTTCATCGTATTATATGATAATAACTCAagtatatgtaaaaatttcaaattattataaaaaaagaacaagctacaaaatatatatatatatgcatgaatGTAAAAATGCTTTAATAGGCGCATGACCATTCTCATTCACTTTATAGCACTATTAAATATTCGAtgtttttccattttattaGGAACTTCATGCGAACACACAATATAAtccatatattaattttttatttcaatgttttCCCAACATGAATACGATACTGTTAATGCAATCAAGAGCATTCCTACTGCTTTGAATCCTCCAAAAGAATGTGAATAGAGGGGACGGCTGAAAAACGACGTCTAAGGATGACAATTATATAGAGATTTTATTGAAACGCGATTCTTTGAAATCCTCTGTAGCTATCCAAATAGAATTGGGTATAAAACTTCTTAGAGAACTGTTGCGCCTCGTCTTGTAGAAAGGAATCTCTTCGAAAGGTTGTCCCAGAAAATTCCAAAGTTGACAAAAAAGACAGCGGAACAATCGAATTGCTTTTGCTTCGGCGCAAATAAATTCAACCgttaagaaaatgcaaaaaagtcgCGAAAGATCCTTTGATCCGATGaatctaaataaatatagtGGGTAGCGGTGAAAAAGTTTGGGTTCGATGTCTGAAGAATGCTGAAATGAATATCCAATACACGACAAAATCTTTCACACGAGTCAGCGCAATCTCTGGATTTAAATCCTATAGAAATTCTGTGGAAGATTTTAAAGGAAAAGTTGGGACCCATTAAACGACGAAATAAGGAGGAACTATGGAAAAAAGTCTAAGAGGCGTGGTATTCAATAACGAATTTAGTCTGTAACGCTCTGGTGGAATCTAAGCCAAAAAAGGGCACTGTCATACTCCCaataatgcatttttatttataatagtcTGCTATTTACTAGTTTTGGTTCcattattctattttattgtcaattGCTTGAGATTAAAGGAACTGTCATTTAAAAGTTGATTGCCGataatacttaaatttatattaagttatttttgcttttgaaatatttaaaataaattttataaactataaaaaagaaaaattgcttCTTCCTAAGAACTGTGGTaacactttttttcaaatagctAATAAAGCTTTGATTCTATTTTTTTGTCAGTAACTGTACATATACAGTCACATGAAGTTCACAATAAAATGGTAATAGGGAGTGTATAAACAAACTTACACAGAACTTTCTTTTACATTCTTCAGGCCTTGATTCATATCGTCCGTTATTTCTTTCCACATAGTAATGCCCAGCTTGCGTTTCAAATCTGAGGCATGTCGCGTTTTCGATGCCAGTACTGTACGCAATGTATTTATTTCCTCTTCAACTCGAGCAAGTTCCTACAAGAAAGTCTCTGAGTTATATATTCAAATACTCATCGAGTGACAAGAAAAAAGTCTTAgtacatttttgttaaaaaacgaAACCACTTTAAAGTAGTATCGattctcaaacattttttacataaTGTACTAAGTAAGTTTTTCCGATCAACTTCTAGATATTATTAACGGCAATATACTTGACTCCATTCGGCCCGTTGCTTTTCTTGCTCCTCTGCTGTGAGTGCGGCAAACTCGGCAGCAATATCAGCGGACGCAACAGATGCTACTGGAGATGCTGGTTCCGATAGTTTTGAAGTATTGTCTATATTGCGGAAAATGTGTTATTgttgaaaaagttaaaacaataaagttatatggtttggtttttttcaaagtattttatttaaatgaatgaaaaaatagCAAGTTTggatacaaataattaaatttttctagttgcaggaaaatcaaagaaaaaaatactaaacCAATTTAAATAGCTTCTTAAGTGAATCGGTATAGTCTTATAAGTACCTCCTTGAAAGACAACCTCCTCGAATACTCTATCATAAGCTGAAGATTCAATTAATTTAGCAAAAAATACTCAAATAACTAAACTTGTTGTTGCATTAAGATTATTTAAGCATGTCataattatatgttatatacttaCAAACTTTGAATTTGCACAAGGAATTTTTGGAAAAACgagacaaaaaaaagtttggagtTCGGTTAATATGTGTAGGTACtttaagatatttatattatgtttattAAACATAGTTTCTTAATAAAAAACCCTTCAGATTCATGTAAACGCTGAATTAACTTGTGAAAGTGCAATAAATAAATCGGCATCAGGACAAATCTGGCCTTTGATGACAGTGACAATCCAATAAAATCAATTGGACAGAATGGAAAACATTCTGTGTTTCTTATGAAAATGGAAATATAAAAGCTTAACAATGAATGCTGGTgatagcaaacaaaattttagataGAAATAACTCAGGTCAGCTGATATTAGTGGAGAGGGAAAAATCTAGATGAcatcttttattattttgagtAAATACTTATTCATGATCTGCAGAATCTAATAaccagaaaataatatattcagtttgattaatatataatatatacataggtaaaatttttacagttataatattaattaatgcccatattaatatttaatttgcaaGAATGAACTTAAAACAAATTTGGACATAATAATTCctctaattaaaaatgttttaaagatGGCGATCATACATGATATATATGAATGTGCGTACCTTTGGTAATTGTGGAAGGTAATGATGAACCAATATTTAGGAATTTCTTATAATTGTCACTACTCGAAATCTTGGCTAAATATGGTTTAGAGAAATCAATAAATGTCACTTTAACCTCACGCATTGTACGTTTCGTAAAAAACCGTAAACGGAAGCGTTTTGCGATTGACGTTGAAGGC
This genomic window contains:
- the LOC106614227 gene encoding tumor protein D52 isoform X12, which produces MEDHNTSKLSEPASPVASVASADIAAEFAALTAEEQEKQRAEWSQELARVEEEINTLRTVLASKTRHASDLKRKLGITMWKEITDDMNQGLKNVKESSVFQRTESVLKSTSEKTASVFGSITSGITSKFSQMKNSDSMRSIEEKVGSAYENVKTRVSTSRSGSINSFPDALNENNSSSGLNSPTDSITK
- the LOC106614227 gene encoding tumor protein D54 isoform X8, producing the protein MTDSEPVSLEFIEDPYLPKLDNITTPSLDEPTELDDQLVDLADWTNETEQYLRDLTLDQIFYDVDSDYTNTLELQAVETEFIATKLANQLPSTSIAKRFRLRFFTKRTMREVKVTFIDFSKPYLAKISSSDNYKKFLNIGSSLPSTITKDNTSKLSEPASPVASVASADIAAEFAALTAEEQEKQRAEWSQELARVEEEINTLRTVLASKTRHASDLKRKLGITMWKEITDDMNQGLKNVKESSVFQSVEQSVGNITKAVHDAPIFQRTESVLKSTSEKTASVFGSITSGITSKFSQMKNSDSMRSIEEKVGSAYENVK
- the LOC106614227 gene encoding tumor protein D54 isoform X2, which encodes MTDSEPVSLEFIEDPYLPKLDNITTPSLDEPTELDDQLVDLADWTNETEQYLRDLTLDQIFYDVDSDYTNTLELQAVETEFIATKLANQLPSTSIAKRFRLRFFTKRTMREVKVTFIDFSKPYLAKISSSDNYKKFLNIGSSLPSTITKDNTSKLSEPASPVASVASADIAAEFAALTAEEQEKQRAEWSQELARVEEEINTLRTVLASKTRHASDLKRKLGITMWKEITDDMNQGLKNVKESSVFQSVEQSVGNITKAVHDAPIFQRTESVLKSTSEKTASVFGSITSGITSKFSQMKNSDSMRSIEEKVGSAYENVKTRVSTSRSGSINSFPDALNENNSSSGLNSPTDSITK
- the LOC106614227 gene encoding tumor protein D54 isoform X9 — encoded protein: MEDHNTSKLSEPASPVASVASADIAAEFAALTAEEQEKQRAEWSQELARVEEEINTLRTVLASKTRHASDLKRKLGITMWKEITDDMNQGLKNVKESSVFQSVEQSVGNITKAVHDAPIFQRTESVLKSTSEKTASVFGSITSGITSKFSQMKNSDSMRSIEEKVGSAYENVKVSYEHNNFLCQPHATRVSTSRSGSINSFPDALNENNSSSGLNSPTDSITK
- the LOC106614227 gene encoding tumor protein D52 isoform X11 — protein: MEDHNTSKLSEPASPVASVASADIAAEFAALTAEEQEKQRAEWSQELARVEEEINTLRTVLASKTRHASDLKRKLGITMWKEITDDMNQGLKNVKESSVFQRTESVLKSTSEKTASVFGSITSGITSKFSQMKNSDSMRSIEEKVGSAYENVKVSYEHNNFLCQPHATRVSTSRSGSINSFPDALNENNSSSGLNSPTDSITK
- the LOC106614227 gene encoding tumor protein D54 isoform X7, producing the protein MTDSEPVSLEFIEDPYLPKLDNITTPSLDEPTELDDQLVDLADWTNETEQYLRDLTLDQIFYDVDSDYTNTLELQAVETEFIATKLANQLPSTSIAKRFRLRFFTKRTMREVKVTFIDFSKPYLAKISSSDNYKKFLNIGSSLPSTITKDNTSKLSEPASPVASVASADIAAEFAALTAEEQEKQRAEWSQELARVEEEINTLRTVLASKTRHASDLKRKLGITMWKEITDDMNQGLKNVKESSVFQSVEQSVGNITKAVHDAPIFQRTESVLKSTSEKTASVFGSITSGITSKFSQMKNSDSMRSIEEKVGSAYENVKALTRFIQWRY
- the LOC106614227 gene encoding tumor protein D52 isoform X5, producing the protein MTDSEPVSLEFIEDPYLPKLDNITTPSLDEPTELDDQLVDLADWTNETEQYLRDLTLDQIFYDVDSDYTNTLELQAVETEFIATKLANQLPSTSIAKRFRLRFFTKRTMREVKVTFIDFSKPYLAKISSSDNYKKFLNIGSSLPSTITKDNTSKLSEPASPVASVASADIAAEFAALTAEEQEKQRAEWSQELARVEEEINTLRTVLASKTRHASDLKRKLGITMWKEITDDMNQGLKNVKESSVFQRTESVLKSTSEKTASVFGSITSGITSKFSQMKNSDSMRSIEEKVGSAYENVKTRVSTSRSGSINSFPDALNENNSSSGLNSPTDSITK
- the LOC106614227 gene encoding tumor protein D52 isoform X4, coding for MTDSEPVSLEFIEDPYLPKLDNITTPSLDEPTELDDQLVDLADWTNETEQYLRDLTLDQIFYDVDSDYTNTLELQAVETEFIATKLANQLPSTSIAKRFRLRFFTKRTMREVKVTFIDFSKPYLAKISSSDNYKKFLNIGSSLPSTITKDNTSKLSEPASPVASVASADIAAEFAALTAEEQEKQRAEWSQELARVEEEINTLRTVLASKTRHASDLKRKLGITMWKEITDDMNQGLKNVKESSVFQSVEQSVGNITKAVHDAPIFQRTESVLKSTSEKTASVFGSITSGITSKFSQMKNSDSMRSIEEKVGSAYENVKVSYEHNNFLCQPHAALTRFIQWRY
- the LOC106614227 gene encoding tumor protein D52 isoform X6, which translates into the protein MTDSEPVSLEFIEDPYLPKLDNITTPSLDEPTELDDQLVDLADWTNETEQYLRDLTLDQIFYDVDSDYTNTLELQAVETEFIATKLANQLPSTSIAKRFRLRFFTKRTMREVKVTFIDFSKPYLAKISSSDNYKKFLNIGSSLPSTITKDNTSKLSEPASPVASVASADIAAEFAALTAEEQEKQRAEWSQELARVEEEINTLRTVLASKTRHASDLKRKLGITMWKEITDDMNQGLKNVKESSVFQSVEQSVGNITKAVHDAPIFQRTESVLKSTSEKTASVFGSITSGITSKFSQMKNSDSMRSIEEKVGSAYENVKVSYEHNNFLCQPHA
- the LOC106614227 gene encoding uncharacterized protein isoform X1 — translated: MTDSEPVSLEFIEDPYLPKLDNITTPSLDEPTELDDQLVDLADWTNETEQYLRDLTLDQIFYDVDSDYTNTLELQAVETEFIATKLANQLPSTSIAKRFRLRFFTKRTMREVKVTFIDFSKPYLAKISSSDNYKKFLNIGSSLPSTITKDNTSKLSEPASPVASVASADIAAEFAALTAEEQEKQRAEWSQELARVEEEINTLRTVLASKTRHASDLKRKLGITMWKEITDDMNQGLKNVKESSVFQSVEQSVGNITKAVHDAPIFQRTESVLKSTSEKTASVFGSITSGITSKFSQMKNSDSMRSIEEKVGSAYENVKVSYEHNNFLCQPHATRVSTSRSGSINSFPDALNENNSSSGLNSPTDSITK
- the LOC106614227 gene encoding uncharacterized protein isoform X3, with the protein product MTDSEPVSLEFIEDPYLPKLDNITTPSLDEPTELDDQLVDLADWTNETEQYLRDLTLDQIFYDVDSDYTNTLELQAVETEFIATKLANQLPSTSIAKRFRLRFFTKRTMREVKVTFIDFSKPYLAKISSSDNYKKFLNIGSSLPSTITKDNTSKLSEPASPVASVASADIAAEFAALTAEEQEKQRAEWSQELARVEEEINTLRTVLASKTRHASDLKRKLGITMWKEITDDMNQGLKNVKESSVFQRTESVLKSTSEKTASVFGSITSGITSKFSQMKNSDSMRSIEEKVGSAYENVKVSYEHNNFLCQPHATRVSTSRSGSINSFPDALNENNSSSGLNSPTDSITK
- the LOC106614227 gene encoding tumor protein D52 isoform X10, with protein sequence MEDHNTSKLSEPASPVASVASADIAAEFAALTAEEQEKQRAEWSQELARVEEEINTLRTVLASKTRHASDLKRKLGITMWKEITDDMNQGLKNVKESSVFQSVEQSVGNITKAVHDAPIFQRTESVLKSTSEKTASVFGSITSGITSKFSQMKNSDSMRSIEEKVGSAYENVKTRVSTSRSGSINSFPDALNENNSSSGLNSPTDSITK